In Archocentrus centrarchus isolate MPI-CPG fArcCen1 chromosome 21, fArcCen1, whole genome shotgun sequence, the following are encoded in one genomic region:
- the LOC115800901 gene encoding CASP8 and FADD-like apoptosis regulator — MAIPDQFQLQAINEIAESLSSCERRTLFYLCENLGTDHSAVCMKEMLKSKVMGHQNAHLFLAELMWRLGRLDILKKVCKVSRDDLERIYKSGQTVPPFRVLMANINEDLESDDLNRIKFLLGCKLSREKLEKAENFLDIVVELEKLDSFSPENVGFVEECLRNIGRIDLAKKLTGYTKSVVPVERKLHLSLVQKCIISQEQEPRLARVNIPLAACRLQSCESLPVCYKFNTNPRGLCVIIDCVGNDGEMLEKTFKALHFSVMLHKYLSAAEILLTLETILSQKEKLRDDSFVCCIISRGTESRLLGTDLTGSGLSVDKVRRLFTANACPVLAGKPKLFFIQRYSIPEHLPCPRMNHLDENLETDGCDGVLMGIPTDADMFWSHCWTDERQLNQIQHCSVYLKTLTDALHKAQKRKINIFDVQMEVNGTVFEHSRRNPGENYQLDVKHTLRKDLYLQ; from the exons ATGGCTATTCCGGATCAATTTCAGCTTCAGGCTATAAATGAAATCGCAGAGTCTCTCAGCAGCTGTGAACGCAGGACGCTCTTCTATCTCTGTGAAAACTTGGGCACAGACCACAGCGCGGTATGTATGAAGGAGATGCTCAAATCTAAAGTGATGGGGCATCAAAACGCTCACCTGTTTCTCGCGGAGCTCATGTGGCGTTTGGGACGTTTGGATATTCTAAAGAAGGTGTGTAAAGTGAGCAGAGATGACTTGGAGAGGATTTATAAATCCGGACAGACGGTCCCGCCTTTCAG AGTATTGATGGCGAATATAAATGAGGATCTGGAAAGTGATGATCTGAACAGAATTAAATTCTTGTTAGGTTGCAAGTTATCACGTGAGAAGCTTGAGAAGGCAGAG AATTTCCTGGATATTGTTGTTGAACTTGAGAAGCTGGATTCATTCTCACCGGAAAACGTTGGCTTTGTAGAGGAGTGTTTGAGAAACATTGGCAGGATTGATCTAGCCAAAAAATTGACTGGTTACACGAAGTCAG TTGTGCCAGTTGAACGGAAGCTACATTTGTCTCTGGTGCAGAAATGTATAATTTCT CAAGAACAAGAACCCCGCTTAG CGAGGGTAAACATACCATTGGCTGCCTGCAGACTGCAGAGCTGTGAG aGTCTGCCAGTTTGCTACAAATTTAACACTAATCCCAGAGGACTCTGTGTGATCATAGACTGCGTGGGTAATGACGGAG AAATGTTGGAAAAAACATTCAAGGCTCTTCACTTCAGTGTGATGCTTCACAAGTATCTGAGTGCTGCTGAAATCCTTTTAACTCTCGAAACGATTCTCAGTCAGAAAGAGAAGCTCCGAGATGACAGCTTTGTGTGCTGCATCATTAGCCGTGGTACAGAAAGTCGACTCTTGGGCACAGATTTAACTGGTAGCGGTCTTTCTGTGGACAAAGTCAGACGTCTTTTCACCGCAAATGCATGTCCAGTGTTGGCTGGCAAGCCCAAACTCTTCTTCATCCAGAGGTACAGCATACCAGAGCATCTGCCCTGCCCCAGGATGAACCACTTGGATGAGAATCTCGAGACAGATGGCTGCGATGGGGTTTTGATGGGTATTCCTACAGATGCAGATATGTTCTGGAGTCACTGCTGGACAGATGAACGTCAGCTCAACCAAATCCAACATTGCTCTGTGTACCTGAAGACTCTGACAGATGCCTTACACAAAGCCCAAAAGAg gaaaattaatatttttgatgTTCAAATGGAGGTGAACGGCACCGTCTTTGAGCACAGCAGAAGAAATCCTGGAGAAAACTATCAACTTGATGTAAAGCATACTTTGAGGAAAGATCTATACTTACAATAA